The genomic segment accctagggtgtgacctggcattctgcccccgccctagggtagtacctgattctgcttccaccgttgggtggtatctgatcccaccattgggtggtaactgattctgggggataaaaacaagggtctgtggaaggcgaggggcttttggctgaaactaaggctgagactttggacttcagtcttgtccactgaataaagctaatatttccacaagcctgactgtctgtgagctgtttacccgccgtttcacctcagaaccatcggctagacaggatGGCAGACGAGTgcttcgagctgaaggggaaaggcctcatcctccatccctccatcagtcaacctcttcaggggctgacttgcaacgcTGGTGTAGTGGAAACAGAGAAGCAGGGCCTTAGACTTGTCCGCAGTCGGAGATGGTGATCTTCTTGCTGGTCTTGCCATTCTTGGACCCAAAGTGCTCCATGGCCTCCACAATGTTCATGCCCTCCTTCACCTTGCCGAACACCACGTGTTTGCCATCCAGCCACTCAGTCTTGGCAGTGCAGATAAAGAACTGGGAGCCAGTGGTGTTGGGGCCTGCATTGGCCATGGAGAGGATGCCAGGCCCCGTGTGCTTCAAGATGAAGTTCTCATCATCAAACTTCTCTCCACAGATGGACTTGCCGCCTGTGCCGTTGTGGCG from the Suncus etruscus isolate mSunEtr1 chromosome 10, mSunEtr1.pri.cur, whole genome shotgun sequence genome contains:
- the LOC126020037 gene encoding peptidyl-prolyl cis-trans isomerase A-like; its protein translation is MVNPTVFFDIAVDGAPLGRVSFKLFADKFPKTAENFRALSTGEKGFGYKASCFHRIIPGFMCQGGDFTRHNGTGGKSICGEKFDDENFILKHTGPGILSMANAGPNTTGSQFFICTAKTEWLDGKHVVFGKVKEGMNIVEAMEHFGSKNGKTSKKITISDCGQV